In Brachypodium distachyon strain Bd21 chromosome 2, Brachypodium_distachyon_v3.0, whole genome shotgun sequence, one genomic interval encodes:
- the LOC100841019 gene encoding uncharacterized protein LOC100841019 translates to MADAHEAECDLLIDLLLADTDEEAEEERRRLRGRKGGKKKKKTASKVGKAEGDSSATAADAARKTELARVRKLVEAQKDKVVNRPEPKPRVLPEVVDLAAAAACRAAAEEARRKNQRAEQLAAMDKWLNTGDPEAGDCWDRWVEEDMEAIRLLQGEESDDSAEYMLDPLAVEAKNYHQFWNELWTDCCGSYEDTTLIPPMLYTDVKPTTHPSYPMRTLQVFKVKIAAIQEELHWPLQVFGIVAARDSIDRNRNVIFHRKRDNCQIIHEESPCLTLTGPTRAIVVVDPVCFEVDLKVKGSTEADDRDLSYLLVHYHDSGSMNSYVFDRVSTSKLSTIDFSFGDIVNSVEATISVKIISSSPWPEGFGGLFYANTTSLDGMKIDLLAFGDGNLAVGADGTIELSRRVVSVELDGELRVSIMATSLKDRSVEKDSKTLKAEKASRRDIELKVLGCEMKVTVAWSVVPSVPQYRS, encoded by the exons atggcggacGCGCATGAGGCGGAATGCGATCTGCTTATCGATTTGCTATTGGCGGATACGGatgaagaggcggaggaggagaggaggaggctgagAGGCCGCAAAgggggaaagaagaagaagaagacggcgaGCAAGGTGGGGAAAGCGGAGGGGGATAGTTCTGCAACAGCAGCGGATGCGGCGAGGAAGACCGAGCTGGCGAGGGTGCGGAAGCTTGTGGAAGCGCAGAAGGACAAGGTCGTGAACCGGCCGGAGCCCAAGCCGAGGGTCCTGCCGGAGGTGGTcgacctggcggcggcggccgcgtgcagagccgcggcggaggaagcGCGCAGGAAGAACCAGCGGGCGGAGCAGCTGGCCGCCATGGACAAGTGGCTCAACACGGGTGACCCCGAAGCCGGCGATTGCTGGGATCGGTGGGTCGAAGAAGACATGGAGGCCATCAGACTACTGCAGGGGGAGGAATCGGATGATTCTGCGGAGTACATGTTGGATCCTCTGGCCGTCGAAGCCAAGAATTACCACCAGTTCTGGAACGAACTCTGGACCGACTGCTGCGGTTCCTACGAGGACACCA CGCTTATCCCACCGATGCTATACACCGACGTCAAGCCTACTACCCATCCGTCCTACCCGATGAGAACACTGCAAGTCTTCAAGGTGAAGATTGCCGCGATACAAGAGGAACTACATTGGCCACTTCAAGTATTTGGGATAGTTGCGGCGCGTGACTCCATAGATCGCAACCGCAATGTCATCTTCCACCGCAAGAGAGATAACTGCCAAATCATCCACGAGGAG AGTCCATGTCTAACACTGACAGGTCCTACTCGTGCAATTGTGGTAGTGGATCCCGTATGCTTTGAAGTTGATTTAAAAGTGAAGGGCAGTACTGAAGCTGATGATAGAGATTTAAGCTATCTACTTGTCCACTATCATGATTCTGGCTCGATGAATTCGTATGTGTTTGATCGAGTCAGCACTAGCAAGCTTAGTACCATTGACTTTTCATTCGGAGACATCGTGAATTCTGTGGAGGCTACAATTAGCGTGAAGATCATTTCTTCTTCGCCATGGCCAGAGGGTTTTGGTGGCTTGTTTTATGCCAATACCACTAGCCTAGATGGCATGAAGATTGACCTGCTTGCTTTTGGAGATGGTAACTTGGCTGTTGGAGCTGATGGGACGATAGAACTTTCGCGACGTGTTGTTTCCGTTGAGCTTGATGGAGAGTTGAGAGTTTCAATTATGGCAACTTCTTTGAAGGATAGATCTGTGGAGAAAGATTCAAAGACATTGAAAGCCGAGAAAGCTAGCAGACGTGACATTGAGCTTAAAGTTCTTGGTTGCGAGATGAAGGTGACCGTGGCCTGGTCTGTTGTCCCAAGTGTGCCGCAGTATCGTAGCTAG